The nucleotide window AAACTTTTGAGATTCGATTCAATCTGAATAACATTAAATGGTTTGAAGGTAAAACGTCACCAATACACAAAGTCACACTATTATGTCCCCAGCTGGTATTGACACACCGTACAGATGATTACCATTTGAGAGgttaaaaataattcaaaggTTACGTGTTCCCCTGACCAAATCCCATCACTCCTTCAGCCCCCATCAGTCACAATCCAGATTCGTCACACTTCATCACTGGCAACCACTTTCCACCCTTTCTTGCTGACATCGTCGCACCAGACAGCGTCAGTTCTGTCCGTTGTTGTTTATGTTGAGAGCTGGTGaccagtgcatgatgggagatgTAGGAAAAGCAGAAAGGCAAGAGACGAGTGTGTCCACGAGGACGAGGCAGCGACATCACATGATTTCACAGCAGGAGTTCTGTTTCCGTGCCTGAAGGAGTAACATGAACACACAAGTCAGGCACTTGAACACTGACTGGATGACAGCATGACAGTCCAAAATTAATAAGCCGAGTCATCAATACTCACAGTCTTGTAGAAGGCTTTGGACTGGTTTCCAAGGTGTTCCGACTTTGCCACAAGATCATCCAGCTTCTCTCCTCTATCCAACAAACTTTCCATGGTGTTGTGCTACATGaaacaaaatatctgtttaCGAAATGTTGAGCAGTATAGAGATTATGACTTGACCAGTGCTTAGGAAACGCTACATAATGTTTCAGGCATGTAGAGAGAGTCGCAAATCGGTCAATAGAACTGATGCATTGGTAACAGACACTATTCTGAAGACTTAATGTCTGTAGCAGTTAGGCCCAGATCTCATGACTGAGAAGAAACTGCTTCTAACCACTCAGTTTAACTGAAtctatttgtatgtgttttacATATCCcctgtgtttgttctgctccaatgaaaaaaaaacaaaaaaaaaaacttctaatTATCTGAGTACTGTGCATATTTTTCATATGTATCTCACCAAAATGATCTTGGTCTCATCCAGCTCTGCCTGCACTTTGGTCATTGCATCTGCTTCCCTGGGGTTCTGGGAacgaaaacacagaaaacaaaacaacaagctgTCAGGTACACCGATTCTACTTTCAGCATTTTGTGAAAAAGCTTTTGGCGTTTGGCCATAAACAAATATACTCAAgtttataggtgtgtgtgtgtgtgtgtgtgtgtgtgtgtgtgtgtgtgtgtgtgtgtgtgtgtgttagttaaTTGCCTTTGcagcctctgctgttttctttgagCTACACCTGACAACTGAAATCTCATAATTTTCTTACATGCCACTTTTTTATAATGTTAAtagtcttattttatttattacttgaaGGCTACATATTCACTGTTGTTCTTTGTatgttcaaatatttgtataaaggAGAGTGTGTTCGAGTAAATgggatttattattttgttttttgccGTGGTATCGAAATGAGTATCGAGAATCGTAGAAATTTCATGGTACCGGTATCAACTACTACATTTTTTGTATCGTGACCCTTCTCAGTACTATTTACtaaacaataacaaatgaaatgagaaaCTCAGAAACTCTGAAGGCATGTGAATCTGATATTGTTCTCACACTGCGATGATAGTCGACTCATTTTAAGCTATCAGGCTCCCCTCTGATGTATTTTCTAATAAACAGATTACATACACACTGACCTGGTATTTAGAGAGGTGACTATCTAGGGCTGCATAGGTTATGGTTCCAGGGTTACCAGACGGCCAGTCTATACTGTCCACTGTCCTGGAGAATTCCTCGAGtacctgaaaaaacaaacagaaatctcAGTATTTACGCTGACAACAAggtgcaataataataataatgcatctTTGTTGACGTGTTTTTGTACCCACTTTTTCCAGCAATGTGAAACAGACTCTCTGTGGGTATTCAGTGTCTGCGATGACCACAGCACCCAGGTTGTCGTTTCTCACATACACATGGCACAGGTACTCTGCAGGAAAGAGAAACCACATATGTGCCACCATCAAAAGAAAATCAGCTTAATTTTACATTAACATGAACTAGAAATGTTCCTATTTCTTTAGACTGCTGCTACTTGTTGTTTACCTTGTTCTTTGACAGAGGCACGGCTTCCTTGTGATGTTCGCTCAACGATCAAGGCACTGGTGAAGGTCATAAACTCCTGAATactaaacaaaccaaaacaacacgTAGTAAGAGATAGATAGGtagatcgatagatagatagatagatagataatagatagatagatactttattgatcccgagggaaCTTTAGGACTCCAGtatcacacaaaacagtcaTAAGCATGAgaataataaaaggtcaaaatgagtCAAGAACAAGTTCACagcagtgagatgaaagtctcgccaccagaactactacagagctgtcactgtaaagaagtgTGTGCTGATGGAGACAttgacaatacaaatatttgaagtaTAAGGTGATGGAAAGACACAAGTAACCGAGGCAGAGTACTGAAGCCAAATATCAATAcagattaaaagataaataactgaagtGATACAAAGTTCTGCATTAGACTAACATAGCCATGGTACATCAGATTTGAAGTGCAAGAATACAACTTCAAATATAAAACTAGAGATACAGGAGATGTATAAAAGTGCAGATAAACACAGGCTATTAGCTGGGAGTCTAATCGAAGCACAGCAGTGTGTTGAAGGTGTGGTGACGCACCTGGAGCGCTGGAAGAAGCTGAAGGAGGACAGGTCGTAGGCCGCTTTGAGGAGGTTGGACTTGTTGGATCCTTTATAGATGATGCTGAGGCTGTAGAGCTTCATGCTGCCGCcgtcacacgctcacacacacaaggcccTGATGATCCGATTTGAGAGGACGACACAAGCAGAATCACATGAGAAGCATTATCCCCCTCAACCGGCTCGGAAACTTCAGAGCGACAAGTGAAACTAAAACGCATTGTTTGGGAGCTAGCGAGCTAACCGGCTAATGCTAGCCAGCCACGCTCGGGTTAGATAAGTGTTTATCTCCAGGCTGGGATCGATTGGGTAACTGACAGCGGTCTGTGCCCACTCGCCACAGACGGACACCGGCGTGAACCGGGTTTAAAACGCgtgtaaacacaacagaaatgaAGTGACGCTCGATGCTAGCTGCAGTTGTCCGAGGCCTCGGGGGAAACTTACCAGACAGAATCCGCAGCAAACACTTTTTGAGTCACGAACGAAAACAACGCAACGAACTTCTCAGTCCACGTAAAGCGAGAGTTGTCCGTGGGTCGAACCCGCGTCCGGAGGCCTGACCACGAAGGAGTTTGCGCTAAGTTGCTAAATTCCGAGGTGCAGCTCAGCGACCAATCACCACGTCACGATCCTCACACGGTCCGACGGGAAATCTGTTCCGGGTGGAAACAGGGACGTCTGGTGTTTTTTCATAGTTTCCGCTGGagaaagtaaaatgaaatgtcttcgtattaaatttgtttaaacttgtcatttatatgaatctggaaataACTGCAAACTCCCAAAATCACAACACTGAAACATTGACGTGAGCAAACACGGAAACCACTTCATGTTCCAAAGAGAAACACACCTCATATTTGGGGAAGTAAATATAATTCAGGTCAAATGTCTTCTCATATAGttatcttttaaataaacaaaacaagattcgatatttaaaatacaattttaaccCAATTCATTTGCATATGTCAGGTTCTAATTAAGTTGTACTCACTCACTACCTGTCTGCATGACGCCAAACAGTAAAAGCACTAAAATGATAATCGCAGAAGTTAACATGTGtataaagtcataatttcaATATGGTGACTATAAGAATATTGATTATTAGTATAAGTACCCAGTATAGTCATCATcaactacattttattttctaatataattaatgaattatCATGAATgctattatgatgatgatgatgatgatgatgatgatgtttattattattatcagtattatctacattcttcttcttcttcttcttcttcttcttcttcttcttcttcttcttcttcttcttcttcttcttcttcttcttattattattattattagaccTAAAAGTGTGAAACAGCTTTGTGTCCTTGTGAGTCTCAAGTGTTTTGGCGACAAAAACAGGCCACCATCAGCTGCCCCCCCTGATGTTTTCTTTGGTGACCTTGCTCCATTTAACAATGTCCCCCGGCCACTTAACTCAGTGGTTAAGTGTTTTCCATGGTAGAAGTGTGTCCGTAATTCATTTCCAAGGTAACACACTGAAACCAGTTTGGCATGGAAACGGCTGAGCCTCCAGGTGCACCTGTTCCCCAGTTGCTGCTGCACCAGGAGAGGAATAACTCCCTTTTCTTTCCTGGAATAGGTCAATAGATGTTGAAGCAACAGCGTCAGTGAGAAGTTCAGCTGTAGAACCGGAGGTCGTCTCAATATTTTCTTCTCTCAGATTTTGATGCTCTAAACTTATATTGTTTCATCGAGTGGAACGAAGACTTGGATGGAAAACTCAATCTTCTCTGTcgtctgactgactgatggaGCTGACGGCACAGGCAGTGCGCACATGCGGATATTTCTAACCGGACCAGTTAACAGCAAGAATGAAGACAAATCCTCAGGTTTTTATTTAGACTACAATATCTACAGAGATGAAGagtaacacattttttatttgatgtctttaagactgaaaataaaagcatttatttttcataactTGTGAATAAGAATGAAGATTTGTCATAATTTTTCCTTTCTGCGCGGATGAAGACAAATCCATTAGTTTTTTATGAAACGTATCTGCTcctaaacatttaatttcactatTTAAACCGTTGCAGATATCGACCTGTGTGTTTGAAACTAGCTGCTGAACATTATGTTGATCAAACGTTTTGGGAACATAATGTTTGGACAGTTTCCCATAAAAGTTTAGCGTTTTCTTTACTCGTCAAACTCGGAGTGAAAACTTCAACAACTGAAACCTGGGAATTTCCTCAACTCCTGAAGAAAGAGTGAACTTCCACTGGAAAGCACTGATGGTCGAGAGGACAGTTGGGATTTAATCCTCGTCGTGATACGATGGATAAGGTAAGATAGAAAAAGCATTATGATTTATTTCAAGAAAGCTAAAGTTCATGTATTACTGTTGACATATGGCTCATGCtgatatctatctatctatctatctatctatctatctatctatctatctatctatctatctatgtgtaCTAAATTAAATAAGTGCAAAATAAGTGATTAAATGTTTGTGGGTAAACAACTTAAGGGACATAACTACAATTACCTACTTCTAGTAATTAAATAAAGTATGATTAATTATGCATATTtaagtaaataaacatgaacGTTATTATGTTTGTAAATAGTGACCTTGTGGGCAAATGGCTGCAGGATGaataattattcattcataGTGTAAGAGCACTTTAAAAGATGAGCTGACActaaaaattgaaaataaaacaggtggaAGAATGTTCATGTAAACCAACAAtttcaggttaaaaaaaaaaactgccataACTGTTTGATCATTGCTTTAACTGGATAAATGTTCCAGGAGGCTGCATGTGACCAGTCTGAGTTGAAAGGTTTCCCCCTCATTGGACTTACTGTAATGAATCAACTCACGTGCAGCAGTGAACAAGCTGTGACACAAATTCCTGGATGTACAGAATGAGGTAATATACCATAATGTCGATCTTTACATGTCCCTCTGCTGTAATCGAGTAACACGTTGGCTCAGTCATGAGAGACAGCTGGCTGAATGGAAATCCATCAGGGAGCTCTCTGTGCAAACAAGCCAGCAGGTTAAATTAAGCAGATAATCAGCTATTGACAAGTACTTGGCACACATTCAACTCTTAGCCATAAATGAACTGTTGTTACGCCAACAAAGACACGTTGCTCGGTCAAAGTCAAAGCAGCACTAAAGATCTCAAATTGAAAGTGTAGCTGATGAAATACACACGTCTATAAAACTTGAAGTTTATAGGCAAATTTATCTTTAATCACTTTCTCACTCTGAGTTCATCTTTTCCACTCCACTgatcaacatttttacaaaatcGTTTTGTTCAAACAGGTATTGTTCAAAGCTCTGCGTTTTTTTATATCGAGCACAGATCCAAACATTTCTACCAAATATATAAgtttatatacataatataccaAACACAAATACTGTACGTACGGCTATTTTGTGGAAAAGTGTGGAAAATGATGAGCATCCCATGGTAAAAATATtagaatcaaaacaaatatattatcTATTGTATGAATGTTTTAACTGTGTAAAAATATTATATActctatattattatttcacccCAAAGTTAAAGCTACCTGAGGAGATATTTAAGATGTGTGTTAAATCGGAGGCAAAGGAGAATATGTGGTTATATTtagataaatgtgtttgtttgggtcAGTGTCACCATTTGGGTTGGTTTTGCAGTCAGGGCACTGGGGACAGGGTCACAGTTTCAGCCAAAAGCCCGAGCTAAGAAAAGCTCTGACCTCTGGTCAGGTAAACCTCAGGAGCAGATAAGCACCAAAAGGCCTTCACCTGCAAAGAGTATTGTTGGTTTTACAGGTCATTCATCCCTCACTGTTTCTAATTTTAGTAACATAGTTCTTTAACAAATATATGCGTAACTCTCTCAGACTTTTGAAGTTGACCCGTTAAGCAAACCTGCGGCGCTGCATGTTGctctttgaaataaaa belongs to Hippoglossus stenolepis isolate QCI-W04-F060 chromosome 9, HSTE1.2, whole genome shotgun sequence and includes:
- the ykt6 gene encoding synaptobrevin homolog YKT6: MKLYSLSIIYKGSNKSNLLKAAYDLSSFSFFQRSSIQEFMTFTSALIVERTSQGSRASVKEQEYLCHVYVRNDNLGAVVIADTEYPQRVCFTLLEKVLEEFSRTVDSIDWPSGNPGTITYAALDSHLSKYQNPREADAMTKVQAELDETKIILHNTMESLLDRGEKLDDLVAKSEHLGNQSKAFYKTARKQNSCCEIM